The Primulina tabacum isolate GXHZ01 chromosome 1, ASM2559414v2, whole genome shotgun sequence genome contains the following window.
TATTTCAGTGTTTGTTGTATAACTTTACTAaatgttttttaaatttaatttgtcATCCAATTGAGAAATATCCAAAGGGGTCACTCACAAGTCCACATTTTAGAAATCTaccattaatataatatttttccgGAAAAAAACCCTTTCTTATAATAAAACAGATATTTGAAATTGGAAAAATCTTCAAAAGAaatcgagaaaatatttttagaatttaGAAAATATGGTTTttggatttattttttaattttttattaaaccaaaaaacaaaaaactatCCACTAAAAAAGGACAAATCACACGGGCCGCCGCCAACCTTACTCTCCACCGAAGATTTTTTAACTAACAAAACGCGCAAACTTTCGTATATAGCTCCCCCTTTCAAATTCCCACAATTGTTCAAAACTACAAGCGTTGCTTGCAcgatctctctctctctttctctttaagaaaaactttgaaaatggaaaataaagtttataaaagatTAAAGTAACTGAATTCCGAGGTGGGCTTCTCTTCATGTTTCTGATTCTAACCCCTTTCTTTAATATCTTTCAGACAGATTCATTCTTTCTTGACGCTTTTGTTGTTGGCTTTGTGGGGAAGCTGTGAGGAAAAAAGGCTTTCAAAAGAAGGGAAGGGGAAAGGTATGCGtaatttgaaagaattgttTTTTGGTGTAAATTGTGGGTTGTTTCTTTTGGGACAGGGATGGTGGGCTTTTTCTTTCACTTTTTGACGCGTTTTTAGTTTTTTGCGCCTTGATCTGTAAATGATGTGTTCATAGACTTGATTTTGATTTATTGAGGAAAAAGGTATGGTTTTTGTTATGTTTCGACTTATTCGAGTGCATATTTAGATTGGATCATCAAAAGGTCGTGAAATACTTGTGAATGGTGAGGTTGAATATGGTGATGTGAAGATTCTTTTTTATGGGATAAAGAATTTCTTGCAATACAGATCAAACTCTTGATTTGGTGTTTATTGAagcctgtaaaaaaaaaatccttttTTCTTTCATTATACTTTGACTGAATAAAGTTGTTTGACATGGCTGGAAGAATTATGGGAAGAAGAAGGAATTTACGAATCATTTCATTCGGATACTGTTTCTTTCATTTGCGAGAATGATCTTTTGTGGCTGGGAAGGGTATAATTAGGAACGGTCATGTACTGTAACTTTCGTGTTCGCCTTCTCTTTGAATTGAGATAGAGTTATGGgtattatgatttatttattatgtgTTTGCCTGATGATTTGTTGCAAGTATTGATATCCTGTATGGAACTTTTGTGTTCAGGATATTGGATTTTCTTTTTTTCATTCGTCATCCATTTTCATGGCTGAACAAAGAACTGATCCATCGGTAACTCCTAAAAAGAATGAAGTGGTTCCTCGTTATCTCAGACCTTCCTCTGGTTCTTGCCATGATCTCTGTAAATACGGCAGAAAGCATGTCTTTGAAGAGAAGCCTTGGAAATCTTCACGAAAAAGAATGGGAAAACCTTCACATAGTGAGCTTGCTCCTGTAGAGATTATCATTTCGGGCGAGCCAAAGAAGGAAAAGCTTTTGAAACACAAGCTGTCTATAGATACTAACAAGCTTTCACTTAACCAGAAGCTTTCTCCTGGTATCAAATCCTTATCTCCAAAACCCAAGATATCCTTGGTTGCTAAAACTCATTCCCCAATACCAAATGCTTCATCTGGAGATAATAAAAAGTTGCCGAAATTTAAATCTTCATTTGTTAGAAAATCATTTTCACCTGATCCCCCTGAAGTTATCAAGCGGGAAATATTACCTCCATCAAAACAAGTTGAACTTCCAGTTCAAGAAGTTTCCTTGACTGATACGAAACCATCAAGAACTGAGAAGAGGACAGGTTATCAATCTGATAAGCGGCCCCCTTCTCTGAGGTCAAAACTAGTTAAGGTTAAGGTACCATTATCTTCTGGTGAGAATTCGGATGGGAAGGGGAGACGGAATGGTGATGTCGAAACTGGCAGAAAGATGACAGACTTGAAAGCTTCAGCTAAAAAGGCTTTAAAATCTTCGGCTGCTCCTTTCTCTCCTAAAGTTACTCGTAATAAGAAAGCGTCCGTTATAACCAGAAAAACCAGAAGCTTAAAGTTGGCGTCTCCTATGAAGGATCAAAATAGGTTACTCAGGGTTGAGACAGAGACATCTGACAATGAGAATGTGCCTGAGAAAACCTTGCATGTCATTGAAACAGGAACTCGGAGTGATTCCTTGGATTCCATCTCAGATGACCTGTCTCGTGGAAAGTCTCCATCTTTGTTGTCTCGTGAGAAACATGACGATGAGAGTGATCACAATAGCGGTGACGCATATGAACTTGTCTTGTCTGACAATGGACCTGCGAAGAATGAAGAAGTGGAATCTGTGACAGAAAATGGCAAGAAGACTCTGACAAAGAATAGGGTGATACTTTCAGAAGATAAATATCGCTCACCAGTGAAGCTAAAGTTCCGAAGTGGAAAGGTAGTGGACCTTATGTCAGACAATAACAATCCCAGGAGACTTAAATTTCGAAAACGGAACATTGTGGGGGCAGCAAACAGCAAGGCTGATGTTAGCTCAAGAACTTATAAAAAGACTGGAGACGATGGTGCAACTGATGCAAAGCTGTCCTCTGAGAAGGTTGTCTTAAAGCACCAAGATGTGCAGGGCAAGAAAGATGATCAACTTTTATTCAATAATGTAATCGAAGAAACCGCGAGCAAACTTGTTAAAAGCAGGAAAAGCAAAGTTAAGGCCTTGGTGGGCGCTTTTGAAACTGTGATCTCTCTCCAAGAAAGGATACCTTCTTCACACCCTGTGAGTTAAAAGTGGCGAATAACAATAACTTTCATTGTGTTTCGGACTGTATAGACTAGTTTTGGGAGAATAATAAGACGCGAGGAACTGCTTTTGCAGGACTCTAGCACTGTAAATATACACGAGTATATTTGTTGAAGCGAGGTTAGAAATAGGAAATCGGGGAGGTCTGATTCCTTCTTGTGCTCGCTTCGTACCCGGTGCTTAGAAGGTTTGTTGTTtgtgttttcttgaattttagAGTGATGGAAGAGAGGCATGAGAACAACAAAATTTGTATGTATTCATGCTGTGTTACATTCTTTGTAAAATTGGTGTATACTTGTTTTGGGATTGACAATGTTGGTTTTCCGGATGATTTAAAATGTGTTCCTGTCTTCAATTCATTGATATGTACTTGTCTTTTTACATGTATTcttgtgattttttttaatgcacAATAACCTGATAATTCTCAAACTTTTTGTTGTAAAATCACTCCCTAGCTTTatattctttatttttcttttgatgACTTAAAGATCTCATGGCCGCTACTTTTTAGTGCATATTAAGTAAACCCCCGAAAATATTATAGGACTATAATACGAATCATGTTAATAAAGTAAATTGTACTATAGACAAATCTTACGCAATTGACTCACCCGATAATGTATTGTAAAGAGAATCGAACTCATAACAATTATTCAAGTAATAATTTATAGCATCAACTCGGACACCATTTGACATTATATTCTCTGTCTTGAGTGACAATATGATATATTTAGTATATAAAATTTGAGTTTGGtcaatgaaaatgatgataccggttttaaaaatagataaaaataCATTATTGTTTGGTTTAATTTCGATGTTGGCTTAAGGCAGTGCTCTAAGCCAGCCAATGAGCCACATGTGTCATATATTTAATTGTTATTTTTGAATTGTTTTTATTCTGTAAGAAACCATGGTTGGTCTACTAACTTGGTCAGATCTCAAATTCAAAACACGCTCCAATTCTGAATCACGATTTTTTTCCTGTAAAATCTCCATTCCATCTTCTCGACACCGTGTCCGTTCCATCCCCCACACAGTCGTCGACGTCGATTCCATCCATTGGAAATTCTGCTGAATCATGTCGGCATTTTCTCGTGGGATATTTTCGTTGGTGCTTTCATTTTCTATGTGGTtaacttgtacatacatataagaattttatttttgatttgtAGTTCTTGTTACAAATAACTCATAGTTTTTGCTTCCAAAAACTCGAGTGCAGCGCGCAACGATACTTCAATTCAATCCTCACTACAACAAGATGCCCAAAATTATTACCCTTATTCTAAATATATTCCGTGTAGGATTGTAAACGAATCGGGTCGGctcgataaatatttgatttgtattcGAATTTATCAAACTCTAAAATATTCGAACTTTTTTCGAGTCGATCTTAAGCCTAAGTTATTTTGATTTACGAGCGGCTTGCGaacattaatattttattaatataatatcaattatttatatatttcgaGATTTCGAACATTCATTCTCGAACCTTACTATCCAAACAAGAGTTTAAATAGCTCACAAATATGTTTGAATATTTTGAGTCGAATTCGAATTTCTTTTCGAGCCAAACTCGAGTAAGTTGAGTTTGAAACCTAAATCAACCGTAAGTTGGTTTGAAACAAAAGATTAGTCGCCACAACATATCTAACCATCATCATAGAGACTAAATGTTGTTTTATCTCATCAACCTTTAATACATGATCTTGATTTTCATTTGCATCTTTCAATTTACCAACTTGCCTAAAAATTCCTAGTGCATGTGTGCCATGTTAGAAGACGATGCACATTGCTTCATCATATATGCCTCATAAGCTCTTAATGTTTTCTCCCTAATGTTAATCGATACGTGGGAAAGATAGTATCTTAACTTAAGCTATTTTTTCATGgttgtttaataaaaaaatttaaaatatattataaaatataatcaaatccAGCATGTTCAATCTATTAAAGTTTGGATATATGTCAAATCGTGTATGGACTTGAAGTATTAATGGGTTGCATGGGCTATGGATTCGAAAATTTAACGGGTGGACCCCGTAGCCATTCCAAACGTACGAGATTTAAAATTATTCGTCTGTGTTTTACTCTTAAGTGACAGCCGTTGAGGATATCATTTACCACAAAATTGAGGagtattttatattttcttgtgTTTCCAGATCGTTACTTCAAAGAAGCCCCTTTCTTGACGCAATACTTTACTAGGCAAAATCTCTACGCCTACTTTCGACCACaaatttgatataatttttttttcacattATTGGCTGAAATCGTTTCTTGGAAATGGTTAAAATATCGATCGTTTCGTGAATCGTGCGTGTGGATTGGTGATGTCTCAGATTCCATTACATgcaaatccctaaaatcttggTTTCTTGTCCATGCAGCTGAGATTTGGGGACAGTTGCTGAAAGTAGTTTGATTTCCAACTGAGGTTTGGATTTGTGGTCGTGATTGTACGATCTAGTTAATTAATTGActaaattttcttgaaatcaaGGTCTTGTTTTCAGGAAAACAAGTTTGCAAGCATTACGTGTTCTGCAATTTTATACTTATTGGGATGATTTTTTAGTGATGGTTCATCGTGATTTTCCGAAACTTGAAGAGGGTTTTAGTTTTTTGTAGCTTAGGTTTGTGATTGGGAGCTGAATCGTACTGCAATATATGGGAGGTTCTCTTAAATCTTTCGCTTTAGTTTGATGAAATATATTATTTCTCAACTTTTACAAATCCACATGATTATGTTGTATTAGAGTTTTCATGGATGCCTTGTACAAATTACAAAATTTCATGTGTTAAGTTTCTCACCATTTTGTTGTCCCGTATTTTGTAaccaatattttctttaactgCTGGTTGCACGTTGTGGagtgtgatttgatattattttctgGTTTGTGGTTGGTTATGTATTTAGTAGCATTGTGACTCTTGCGGGAAATTTCCAATTCTTATATTTTTGCCGTTATATATACGCATTTGGTGTCAATCAATATAAAGATTGTTATGTCCACTTTCCACTTTGTTCCTTGAAA
Protein-coding sequences here:
- the LOC142547785 gene encoding uncharacterized protein LOC142547785; this encodes MAEQRTDPSVTPKKNEVVPRYLRPSSGSCHDLCKYGRKHVFEEKPWKSSRKRMGKPSHSELAPVEIIISGEPKKEKLLKHKLSIDTNKLSLNQKLSPGIKSLSPKPKISLVAKTHSPIPNASSGDNKKLPKFKSSFVRKSFSPDPPEVIKREILPPSKQVELPVQEVSLTDTKPSRTEKRTGYQSDKRPPSLRSKLVKVKVPLSSGENSDGKGRRNGDVETGRKMTDLKASAKKALKSSAAPFSPKVTRNKKASVITRKTRSLKLASPMKDQNRLLRVETETSDNENVPEKTLHVIETGTRSDSLDSISDDLSRGKSPSLLSREKHDDESDHNSGDAYELVLSDNGPAKNEEVESVTENGKKTLTKNRVILSEDKYRSPVKLKFRSGKVVDLMSDNNNPRRLKFRKRNIVGAANSKADVSSRTYKKTGDDGATDAKLSSEKVVLKHQDVQGKKDDQLLFNNVIEETASKLVKSRKSKVKALVGAFETVISLQERIPSSHPVS